A single genomic interval of Daucus carota subsp. sativus chromosome 1, DH1 v3.0, whole genome shotgun sequence harbors:
- the LOC108223909 gene encoding xyloglucan O-acetyltransferase 3 has protein sequence MEAVKRGKSVGILFTSFLISLGIISFLAVYLPNSFTSNQGYRYMDLQIPLESEEECDIFQGEWIRTGQNESLYSSTSCAWIPEWKNCFMHGRKDTEFVNWRWKPHACELPRFIATKFFEIARNRTMMFIGDSVARNQMESLLCILSEEEVPTEVEKEDDEAGNWTLYFSSNNFTITFIRSIFLVKSEEIMINGSSSGSFNIHLDKVDEKWAERLPSTDYTVISSAHWFFRKNYLYEKGHLIGCVHCSEPNVTNLGLGFAIGKAIRSALEFIHSCENCHSLMTILRTFSPTHFENGAWNGGGYCNKTSPVSNTEIDFGGFEWELRNAQKAEIEKAQKKVSYSSADKKFRALDVTTAMLLRPDGHPGSHWGNQWNKGINDCLHWCLPGPIDVWNDWLIALMKMEARASLHL, from the exons ATGGAGGCAGTGAAGAGAGGAAAGAGTGTGGGAATACTGTTTACAAGCTTCTTAATCTCACTTGGCATTATTAGTTTTCTCGCAgtttatttaccaaacagtttcacATCAAATCAGGGCTATCGATATATGGACCTGCAGATCCCTCTGGAGAGTGAAGAAGAGTGTGATATTTTTCAAGGAGAGTGGATTCGGACAGGCCAAAACGAGTCCTTGTACAGCAGTACAAGTTGTGCATGGATTCCGGAGTGGAAGAACTGTTTCATGCATGGAAGGAAAGACACTGAGTTTGTAAATTGGAGATGGAAACCTCATGCATGTGAACTGCCAAGGTTCATTGCCACCAAATTCTTTGAGATTGCGAGGAATAGAACAATGATGTTTATTGGCGATTCTGTTGCGCGTAACCAAATGGAGTCTCTTCTCTGCATCTTGTCAGAG GAAGAAGTACCAACTGAAGTTGAAAAAGAAGATGATGAAGCTGGCAACTGGACACTCTATTTCAGCTCAAACAATTTCACCATCACTTTTATCAGATCCATATTCCTAGTGAAGAGTGAGGAGATAATGATAAATGGTTCTTCATCTGGTTCTTTTAACATTCATCTTGATAAGGTCGACGAAAAATGGGCTGAGAGACTTCCCAGCACAGACTACACAGTAATCTCTTCTGCTCATTGGTTTTTCAGAAAGAATTACCTATACGAGAAAGGGCATCTAATAGGATGTGTTCATTGTAGTGAACCAAATGTCACAAATTTGGGTCTTGGTTTTGCAATAGGAAAGGCCATCAGATCCGCGCTTGAGTTTATCCATAGTTGTGAAAACTGTCATAGCTTGATGACAATACTACGAACATTCTCTCCAACTCATTTTGAAAATGGAGCTTGGAACGGTGGAGGATACTGTAACAAAACAAGTCCAGTAAGTAATACAGAGATTGACTTTGGAGGTTTTGAATGGGAACTGAGAAATGCTCAGAAAGCAGAGATTGAAAAAGCTCAAAAGAAAGTCTCATATAGTAGTGCTGATAAAAAGTTCAGGGCTCTAGACGTCACAACGGCAATGCTTCTGCGGCCTGATGGACATCCGGGATCACACTGGGGCAATCAGTGGAATAAGGGTATAAATGATTGTCTACATTGGTGTTTGCCAGGTCCTATTGATGTTTGGAATGACTGGTTGATCGCACTGATGAAAATGGAAGCTAGAGCATCGCTTCACCTCTAA
- the LOC108204429 gene encoding uncharacterized protein YNL011C, producing MAHIYLGPPLCRVLQHSPFPTSLSIQFHRFHPMSSSSARLSHCACCSNATPHLNNYQPSLLVFSGGTAFNGVVEELKQLTTRVAHVLPVSDDGGSTAEIVRVLGGPAVGDIRSRCLRLSDESTLEALAVRTLLGYRLPHDARTAKSEWYSIVEGHHSLWEGVSKPYREVIRVLLAYFQDQILRHSDMSFCFSNGSIGNFFFAGARIFFGSLDAAIFLFSRVSKIPTESLVLPVILTNDRLTLGCELQDGTIIRGQNEISHPTKASMEPVDKRGSSVPALPSRIKRVFYMSSEGCSSSHKVFPNVNPAVLDQLRSVDCIIYAMGSLFTSICPSLVLLGVGEIISSRSCPKVLLLNSLADRETSGFSASCFVTAITDALNRTCESLHNCLDNLPSDYINTLVVPKGGQIPLDSQHLAAQGIFEVITVDTIIDPKVGIIFDPRSLIQALDGLVRKSERSVMVE from the exons ATGGCGCACATTTATTTGGGACCCCCTTTATGCAGAGTTCTCCAACACTCTCCATTTCCAACTTCACTTTCGATTCAATTCCACCGTTTTCACCCAATGTCTTCCTCTTCTGCTCGTCTTTCTCACTGTGCTTGCTGTTCTAATGCAACCCCTCACCTCAATAATTACCAGCCTTCTCTGCTTGTCTTTTCAG GTGGAACAGCATTTAATGGTGTTGTTGAAGAGCTTAAGCAATTAACGACTCGTGTTGCACATGTCCTCCCTGTTTCAGATGATGGTGGAAGCACAGCCGAGATTGTTCGTGTTCTTG GTGGTCCTGCTGTTGGTGACATAAGGTCAAGGTGTTTGAGATTGTCTGATGAAAGTACTTTGGAGGCTCTTGCAGTAAGAACATTACTCGGATATCGATTACCACATGATGCAAGAACAGCCAAATCAGAATG GTATTCTATAGTGGAAGGACATCATTCTCTATGGGAAGGTGTCTCCAAACCATACAGAGAAGTAATCCGCGTTCTTTTAGCATATTTCCAAGATCAG ATTTTGCGGCACTCTGACATGTCATTTTGTTTCAGCAACGGAAG CATAGGGAATTTTTTCTTTGCAGGGGCACGAATATTCTTCGGGTCATTGGATgctgcaatttttttattttcccgTGTTTCAAAGATTCCTACAGAAAGTCTGGTTCTTCCGGTCATATTAACCAATGATAGGTTAACTTTGGGTTGTGAATTACAG GATGGAACAATTATACGTGGTCAAAATGAAATATCTCATCCAACTAAAGCATCAATGGAACCTGTAGACAAg CGAGGCTCTTCAGTACCTGCACTTCCTTCAAGAATAAAGCGAGTATTCTACATGTCTAGTGAAGGATGTAGTTCATCGCACAAG GTATTTCCAAATGTAAACCCGGCAGTTTTGGACCAGTTAAGAAGTGTGGATTGCATTATATATGCGATGGGGTCACTTTTTACTTCCATATGCCCCTCCTTG GTTTTGCTTGGAGTTGGGGAGATCATCTCTTCAAGGTCCTGCCCAAAG GTACTTCTGTTGAATAGTCTTGCTGACAGAGAAACAAGTGGCTTTTCTGCTTCTTGTTTTGTTACTGCAATTACAGATGCTCTCAACCGGACCTGTGAGAGTCTTCATAATTGTCTAGATAACCTT CCCAGTGACTACATCAATACACTAGTGGTACCTAAAGGCGGTCAAATTCCTTTAGACAGTCAGCATTTGGCTGCCCAAGGAATATTTGAAGTG ATTACTGTTGATACGATAATCGACCCAAAAGTGGGAATAATTTTTGACCCTAGATCTTTAATACAAGCTCTTGATGGTCTGGTAAGAAAGTCTGAGAGAAGTGTCATGGTTGAGTAA
- the LOC108204431 gene encoding senescence-specific cysteine protease SAG39-like has protein sequence MSNMYLSSFNFLVQCLCTSTTNMAFKHFMIAALILLGAWACQATSRTLPEASMFERHEQWMIQYGRVYKDEAEKSVRFQIFMDNVKFIEEFNKDGRQSYKLAVNEFADQTNEEFQASRNGYKMAVSSRPSQTTLFRYENVTAVPSSMDWRKKGAVTPVKDQGQCGSCWAFSTIAATEGITKLKTGKLISLSEQELVDCDKTGEDQGCEGGYMEDGFEFIVKNKGIALEASYPYTAADGTCNSKEEASRAAKISGYEKVPANSETALLKAVANQPVSVSIDASGVAFQFYSSGVFTGECGTDLDHGVTAVGYGKTSDGTKYWLVKNSWGASWGDSGYIMMQRGVAAKGGLCGIAMDASYPTA, from the exons ATGTCTAACATGTACCTTAGCAGCTTCAACTTCTTAGTGCAGTGCCTTTGTACCTCAACCACAAATATGGCTTTCAAACATTTCATGATAGCTGCTCTGATACTTTTAGGAGCATGGGCTTGTCAAGCAACATCGCGAACACTTCCAGAAGCATCGATGTTTGAAAGACACGAGCAATGGATGATCCAGTATGGTCGTGTGTACAAGGATGAAGCGGAAAAGTCTGTGCGTTTTCAGATATTCATGGACAATGTCAAGTTCATTGAAGAATTTAATAAGGATGGTCGACAGAGTTACAAGCTGGCCGTTAATGAATTTGCAGATCAAACGAATGAGGAGTTTCAGGCCTCGAGGAATGGATACAAGATGGCGGTCAGTTCAAGACCCTCTCAGACTACATTGTTCAGGTATGAAAATGTGACTGCAGTTCCGTCTAGTATGGACTGGAGGAAGAAAGGAGCTGTTACACCTGTCAAAGACCAAGGCCAATGTG GAAGCTGCTGGGCGTTTTCAACAATAGCTGCCACGGAAGGGATCACTAAACTCAAGACTGGAAAACTGATCTCACTCTCAGAGCAAGAACTCGTAGACTGTGACAAAACCGGGGAGGATCAAGGCTGTGAAGGTGGCTACATGGAAGATGGCTTTGAATTCATTGTAAAGAACAAAGGGATAGCTCTTGAAGCATCTTACCCTTACACTGCAGCTGATGGCACTTGCAATTCCAAAGAAGAAGCTTCACGAGCAGCCAAAATTAGCGGTTATGAGAAGGTACCAGCCAACAGTGAGACCGCATTGCTGAAAGCAGTTGCTAATCAGCCGGTATCAGTTTCTATAGATGCAAGCGGAGTTGCCTTCCAGTTCTACTCCAGCGGGGTTTTTACTGGAGAGTGTGGAACAGACCTTGATCACGGTGTCACTGCAGTCGGTTATGGGAAAACCAGTGATGGCACCAAGTACTGGTTGGTTAAGAACTCGTGGGGCGCGAGCTGGGGAGACAGTGGTTACATAATGATGCAAAGGGGTGTTGCTGCCAAAGGTGGCCTCTGCGGCATTGCTATGGATGCATCCTATCCAACTGCTTAG